Proteins from a genomic interval of Candidatus Omnitrophota bacterium:
- a CDS encoding Ig-like domain-containing protein codes for MRVVKRSVWMTAFCLLSLSAFSQGIFDKKADWGDTNSPPMRGTYKAAGSVEFSNGVYDLKGNGDDIWESNDEGFFAYTEKSGSWSLSGKVKWINQGGDSDWAKAGVMLREQGAVAGSRHYWIELRAGAGMAGDRTDAQWRTTADAGSGNVEVRTPDNQAVNDKGDGVWLRVSHIASIGAVLSEYSYDGTNWVFGHAQLMTFPDSVAYGLVITNHLDNELLAEAQFSDVKLENTAPAVGFRSVSITDPVYVAGDPITVTLTIGGGSGAIKVEETPPAGWSISNISDGGTFADGVITWNLSAAKNVTYVATAPAGSTEEAVFSGKIGTVNIVGTSTLTAPSPIEIFDNHLDVGAVGAAGAAEYQAADKRYVVTGSGADIWDTADEFHFVYKKLSGAFSLEATVFGYNDTGANDWSKFGLMVRDNLTASSSHVMAIIRGADLQYDTQWRASAGAASGDTGLKADESGDMKVVKTGSTVEAYYKDANGDWVLDSAQTIQISDPVYAGLVVVSHDDGLTAIGEFENVKLTLYPFQVSKVSSAQKVQQGGTADVTVTLEVREGEKSDVVIKETYSQAASVSNIKASAGQATDDKKGTISWNLTGAAGNVTLKYTLNVPSDYKDPFVNISGSFDNGQGFAGSTGSLALAVEVVDLGIFQGHMDIGSPGAPGNVKIEGDAYQVIGSGHDIWDAADDFHYLYFKTQGNFKMTIDDPYIGAYGSVPSTSTWMKMGIMARQDLTAASAYALGCVYSEHQRITLQWRDTAGAGASNDGIESNPVDYQPGWDAAWDSFSNPTLDQITPSGTIVFERDGDTFILSYLWDNEEHYVDEHDVVFTDPIYLGVAVTSHQTGATAQGTFKNPQLVTGQVVAVEDWMLH; via the coding sequence ATGAGAGTTGTGAAACGGAGCGTATGGATGACCGCCTTTTGTCTTCTCAGTCTCTCTGCGTTTTCGCAAGGGATTTTCGACAAAAAGGCGGATTGGGGCGACACGAACAGTCCGCCAATGCGAGGAACCTACAAAGCGGCGGGCAGCGTCGAGTTTTCCAACGGCGTTTACGACCTGAAAGGAAACGGCGACGATATTTGGGAAAGCAACGATGAAGGCTTCTTCGCTTATACGGAAAAATCCGGCAGCTGGTCGTTGAGCGGCAAGGTCAAATGGATTAACCAAGGCGGAGATAGCGATTGGGCGAAAGCGGGCGTCATGCTTCGCGAACAAGGCGCTGTGGCCGGATCGCGCCATTATTGGATTGAACTGCGCGCTGGCGCGGGGATGGCAGGCGATCGCACGGACGCTCAATGGCGTACAACCGCCGATGCGGGATCAGGCAATGTGGAAGTTCGCACTCCCGACAATCAGGCTGTGAACGATAAAGGCGATGGCGTATGGCTGCGCGTCTCCCACATTGCTTCGATCGGCGCCGTGTTGAGCGAATACTCCTACGATGGAACCAATTGGGTATTCGGCCATGCGCAATTGATGACGTTCCCCGACTCCGTTGCTTATGGCTTGGTTATCACCAACCATTTGGACAACGAGTTGCTGGCGGAAGCGCAATTCAGCGATGTGAAACTGGAGAATACCGCGCCGGCAGTGGGATTCCGTTCTGTTTCGATAACGGATCCCGTATACGTCGCGGGCGATCCAATTACGGTGACGCTTACGATCGGCGGCGGTTCGGGCGCGATTAAAGTGGAAGAAACGCCTCCAGCAGGATGGAGTATCTCCAATATTTCCGATGGCGGAACTTTCGCAGACGGAGTTATTACTTGGAATCTCAGCGCGGCGAAAAACGTTACCTACGTGGCGACGGCGCCTGCGGGTTCCACGGAGGAAGCTGTCTTCAGCGGAAAAATTGGGACGGTGAATATTGTGGGAACCAGCACGCTGACTGCTCCCAGCCCTATTGAGATTTTCGACAACCATCTGGATGTCGGAGCCGTGGGCGCGGCGGGCGCCGCCGAATACCAGGCGGCGGATAAACGCTATGTCGTTACCGGCAGCGGCGCGGATATTTGGGATACAGCCGACGAGTTCCACTTCGTCTACAAGAAACTCTCCGGCGCTTTCAGTCTCGAAGCCACGGTTTTCGGCTACAACGATACGGGCGCCAACGATTGGTCGAAATTCGGCTTGATGGTGCGCGACAACTTGACGGCGAGTTCTTCGCACGTCATGGCCATCATTCGCGGCGCCGATTTGCAGTACGACACGCAATGGCGCGCCAGCGCGGGCGCCGCTTCGGGGGATACCGGATTGAAAGCCGACGAATCAGGCGATATGAAAGTTGTGAAAACGGGCAGTACGGTGGAAGCGTACTATAAAGACGCCAACGGCGATTGGGTTCTCGATTCCGCTCAGACGATTCAAATATCCGATCCTGTTTATGCCGGTCTCGTCGTCGTTTCCCACGATGACGGCCTTACCGCCATCGGCGAGTTCGAAAATGTCAAACTCACTCTCTATCCCTTCCAGGTTTCTAAGGTTTCCTCTGCGCAAAAAGTGCAGCAGGGCGGAACGGCCGACGTTACGGTAACCTTAGAAGTGCGCGAAGGGGAAAAATCCGATGTCGTTATTAAAGAAACCTATTCCCAAGCCGCCTCTGTCTCCAATATCAAAGCGAGCGCGGGACAAGCGACGGACGACAAGAAGGGAACGATTTCCTGGAACCTTACCGGCGCTGCGGGCAATGTTACTTTGAAGTACACCTTGAATGTTCCCAGCGATTACAAGGATCCTTTCGTCAATATCAGCGGATCGTTCGATAACGGTCAAGGATTCGCTGGTTCTACGGGCAGCTTGGCGTTAGCGGTGGAGGTTGTCGATCTGGGCATCTTCCAAGGCCATATGGATATCGGTTCGCCAGGAGCGCCTGGAAACGTGAAGATCGAGGGCGACGCCTATCAAGTCATTGGCAGCGGCCATGACATCTGGGATGCGGCGGACGATTTCCATTACCTCTACTTCAAGACTCAGGGCAACTTCAAGATGACCATCGACGATCCTTACATCGGCGCTTATGGGTCGGTTCCCAGCACCAGCACCTGGATGAAGATGGGCATCATGGCCCGTCAGGATTTGACGGCGGCTTCCGCTTACGCTTTGGGCTGCGTCTACAGCGAACATCAGCGTATAACCTTGCAATGGCGCGACACGGCAGGCGCTGGCGCCTCCAACGACGGCATTGAATCCAATCCCGTCGATTATCAGCCGGGTTGGGATGCGGCTTGGGATAGTTTCTCAAATCCAACGCTCGATCAAATTACGCCCAGCGGTACGATCGTATTCGAACGGGATGGCGACACTTTCATCTTGTCGTATTTGTGGGATAACGAAGAACATTATGTCGACGAACACGATGTCGTATTCACTGATCCCATCTATCTCGGCGTCGCAGTAACCTCGCACCAAACGGGCGCCACGGCGCAAGGAACCTTCAAGAATCCGCAATTGGTCACCGGACAAGTCGTTGCCGTCGAGGATTGGATGCTGCATTAA